A single window of Tautonia marina DNA harbors:
- a CDS encoding carbon-nitrogen hydrolase family protein: MELRAAAIQMQSVPGDVSGNLDRADSSLARCRDEGVELAVLPELFNTGYCSRGDYPRIAENGEGKTLAALRDRSRRWGLWIAAGYAEHHAGHLYNSLAFCGPDGSISVYRKRHLVFWECTRFRKGREPVIAQTPWGRVGFAICADMIYRKVWSDYRGRIDLAVVGSAWPDFANRRSGRPNWLYGRLGPLAGEIPRIVSQDLDIPFIFANQCGETETRVPLMPRIPDRFAGRSALCDGRRSLPVRAGTEEALVIASLRVASPSDRGASPCRSTSPSVLAGWSSTSGA, encoded by the coding sequence GTGGAATTGCGTGCCGCCGCGATTCAAATGCAATCCGTGCCGGGGGATGTCTCCGGCAACCTGGATCGGGCCGACTCCTCGCTCGCGCGATGTCGGGACGAAGGTGTTGAACTGGCTGTTTTGCCCGAGCTGTTCAATACCGGTTACTGTTCTCGGGGCGATTACCCCCGCATCGCCGAGAACGGGGAAGGCAAGACCCTGGCCGCGCTTCGGGACCGAAGCCGACGCTGGGGCCTCTGGATCGCCGCGGGATATGCCGAACATCACGCCGGGCATCTGTATAATTCCCTGGCCTTCTGCGGTCCCGACGGCTCCATCAGCGTCTACCGGAAGCGCCATCTCGTCTTCTGGGAGTGCACCCGCTTTCGCAAAGGGCGCGAGCCGGTGATCGCGCAAACCCCCTGGGGACGTGTCGGCTTCGCCATCTGCGCGGACATGATTTACCGAAAGGTTTGGAGCGACTATCGGGGCCGGATCGACCTGGCCGTCGTCGGCTCTGCCTGGCCCGATTTCGCCAATCGCCGTTCGGGGCGACCGAACTGGCTTTACGGTCGCCTCGGGCCGCTTGCGGGTGAGATCCCCCGGATCGTTTCGCAGGATCTCGACATTCCCTTCATTTTTGCCAATCAGTGCGGCGAGACGGAAACCAGAGTCCCTTTAATGCCCCGCATCCCCGACCGCTTTGCCGGCCGAAGCGCCCTGTGCGACGGCCGTCGCAGCCTCCCGGTCCGGGCCGGAACCGAGGAAGCTCTGGTGATTGCCTCGTTGCGTGTCGCATCCCCTTCTGATCGAGGAGCGTCGCCGTGCCGTTCTACGTCCCCCTCGGTGCTCGCGGGCTGGTCCTCCACTTCGGGGGCCTGA